The following nucleotide sequence is from Candidatus Planktophila sp..
AGAGTAGGTATTCATTTTCTTTCCTAGCCCGGTAAAGACCATCATGCGCACAGTGCCACCTGGAAATTTAATTACCTCGTCGGCAGCCCCCGTTGCACCCATTTCGGTAAGCGCGGCAATGAGTGCACGTGAATCGACAGCTACATCGCCAGATTCAATAGCAAGACCGCCTGCTGAATCACTCTTGGCTAAACCCAATACAAGTACATCGTCTTTTAGCGGACCCTCGGTAATTCTTAAAGTACTCATGGGTCTCAGCGTAATAGATGTTTTGGTAGGTTTGCACTATGAAGAGTTCACCATTACATGAGAAACACCTCACGCGAAATGCCAAAATGGCAGATTTTGGCGGTTGGTCTATGCCCATCGAATATCCGAGTGGGGGTGTTCTTGCCGAGCATGCTGCAGTACGCGAACGTGTCGGACTCTTTGATGTTTCGCATTTAGGTAAAATCTCAGTTGTCGGGGTTGGGGCTTTAGAGTTTCTTAATACAGTATTTACTAATGACTTAGATCGAATTGGCGATGGTTCGGCTCAATACACTTTGCTGTGTACTCCTGAGGGTGGCGTCATTGATGATCTAATTGCATATCGAAACTCACCCGATAATCTATTTTTAGTACCAAACGCCTCAAATACCAGCGATGTCGTTGCGGTACTTCAATCACTCGCACCGGCTGGGATTACAGTTACGAATCTGCATAATGATTTCGCGGTCTTGGCTGTTCAAGGCCCACTAGCTGCCCACGTTATGCAATCACTTGGGGTCAATACCGAAATCGACTACATGGAATTTTCTCATGTGAAGGTTGGCGGCGCCGAGGTTATTCTCTGCCGAACTGGCTATACCGGCGAACTTGGCTATGAAATTTTGCCGAGAGTCGCTGATGCATCTGCAGTGTGGGATGCCCTAGCAAGTGCAGTTGAAGCTTTTGGTGGCTTAGTGTGCGGCCTAGGTGCTCGCGATACATTACGCACTGAGATGGGCTATCCACTTCATGGTCACGAGTTATC
It contains:
- the gcvT gene encoding glycine cleavage system aminomethyltransferase GcvT, yielding MKSSPLHEKHLTRNAKMADFGGWSMPIEYPSGGVLAEHAAVRERVGLFDVSHLGKISVVGVGALEFLNTVFTNDLDRIGDGSAQYTLLCTPEGGVIDDLIAYRNSPDNLFLVPNASNTSDVVAVLQSLAPAGITVTNLHNDFAVLAVQGPLAAHVMQSLGVNTEIDYMEFSHVKVGGAEVILCRTGYTGELGYEILPRVADASAVWDALASAVEAFGGLVCGLGARDTLRTEMGYPLHGHELSREITPVQASASWAIGWDKPGFIGSDVLRAEKANKPALRSVALKSLDRGIPRGHMQVKSASREALGEVTSGTFSPTLKTGIALALLASSVKVGDKLIIDVRGRESHVEVVKLPFVPSHVR